Proteins from a genomic interval of Colletotrichum higginsianum IMI 349063 chromosome 6, whole genome shotgun sequence:
- a CDS encoding FAD binding domain-containing protein: MSTEYGAISDPINFLDAEVVKYDGTVVMTSQEPGLLWALRGGGGGVGVVTKVLLRAHPYPTDIWSGMVLVPRKLLPQLVDKMYAFNHSVPHPKVNYFAYLLPKKLLATVLESDEPGAEDSVVFHVYDALGEKHGRDVFQWLLQMPGAIDRTRVTNMKGTLETQRNAAALRGTMRTLYAPMAVADMDQRVITRAIEFYYKIRQLDESTHIMSAVIFEFLSFRSTIGGTSEVAWPRSNGLNHLLLFIFSGPGDGPQGQEKILRQLSEDAPRHVLGSKAGDAEINPAGLEPDYHDVKGVSRNASLDPDLELSYWND, translated from the exons ATGTCCACCGAGTACGGCGCTATCAGTGATCCAATTAATTTCCTTGACGCGGAAGTCGTCAAGTATGACGGAACAGTTGTCATGACATCCCAAGAGCCCGGTCTTCTTTGGGCTCtcagaggcggcggcggcggcgttggtg TCGTCACCAAGGTCCTGCTTCGAGCGCATCCTTATCCAACGGATATCTGGTCGGGTATGGTGCTGGTGCCTCGGAAGTTGCTGCCGCAGCTGGTTGACAAGATGTACGCCTTCAACCACTCCGTCCCTCACCCAAAAGTGAACTATTTTGCCTACTTGCTACCGAAAAAGCTCCTCGCCACGGTGTTGGAGAGCGACGAGCCTGGTGCCGAAGACTCGGTTGTGTTCCACGTCTACGACGCTCTCGGCGAGAAGCACGGCCGAGACGTTTTCCAATGGCTCCTGCAGATGCCCGGCGCGATTGATCGAACCAGGGTGACGAACATGAAGGGGACCCTCGAAACGCAAA GAAACGCGGCAGCTCTCCGagggacgatgaggacgttGTACGCCCCGATGGCAGTTGCTGATATGGACCAAAGAGTCATCACTCGGGCAATTGAGTTCTATTACAAGATCCGCCAACTAGATGAGTCCACCCACATCATGTCGGCGGTGATCTTTGAGTTCCTCTCGTTT CGATCCACGATCGGTGGCACTTCAGAGGTCGCCTGGCCCCGGTCGAATGGCTTGAACCACCTGCTGCTATTCATCTTCAGTGGCCCAGGAGACGGGCCACAGGGGCAGGAAAAGATCCTGCGGCAGCTTTCCGAAGATGCCCCGCGGCACGTTCTGGGTTCGAAAGCCGGTGATGCCGAGATCAATcctgccggcctcgagccgGATTATCATGACGTCAAAGGAGTGAGTCGCAATGCTTCCCTGGATCCCGATCTTGAACTAAGCTATTGGAACGACTGA
- a CDS encoding Cysteine desulfurase — protein sequence MDPGPRSRTQVLAALEPPIQALDREAVITHTDALYRLHSEPYAIQKQLNPAVVLVPDTVEQLTAIVKFLYGSNLDFVIRGHGFKPPPPPARHVVVSMLKFKDLDYDPVKKIATIGASATWFEVVSFMEQVDPEYSGGQPILATFHGQDKWHGKFLTPAPQAS from the coding sequence ATGGACCCCGGTCCCCGATCTCGTACACAGGTTCTCGCTGCCTTAGAGCCGCCGATACAGGCGTTGGATCGGGAAGCAGTAATCACACACACCGATGCTTTGTACCGACTTCATTCGGAGCCGTATGCCATTCAAAAGCAGCTCAACCCAGCGGTCGTACTGGTACCGGACACGGTGGAGCAACTCACCGCCATTGTGAAGTTCCTGTACGGGTCCAACTTGGATTTTGTCATCCGCGGTCATGGCttcaaacccccccccccccccgccagGCATGTGGTCGTCAGCATGCTGAAGTTCAAGGACCTGGACTATGACCCGGTGAAGAAGATCGCCACAATCGGCGCGAGTGCCACTTGGTTCGAAGTAGTGTCGTTCATGGAACAAGTCGACCCGGAGTATTCGGGTGGGCAGCCCATTCTTGCAACGTTTCATGGACAAGATAAATGGCACGGCAAGTTCCTGACGCCCGCACCCCAAGCATCGTAG
- a CDS encoding 3-oxoacyl-[acyl-carrier-protein] reductase — translation MGNPASESKTELSPLPQDLRGKTALVTGASRGIGRAIALQLARRGAVVVGTCSSTASLDQIQSLEQAVKQVYKPTDLEAPRIVGLAANLLDPQFPDLVANTIRDELGGKLNIIVNNAFYFENRPVGELDADFVQRMLVGNVQCLVLLTDRLLKDGHIQPESRVVNISTDLVRSPLAFDPLTDLERGAMLYASTKAAMESLTRSWADILAKDPRTLGTTVNALSVGATATDTFIGSTPPDMRDAALKALKDGKSVHGGLGLPEDVADVVGLLVSEGARWINGSVVAANGGAVKIL, via the exons ATGGGAAATCCTGCATCAGAGAGCAAAACGGAGCTATCTCCGCTTCCCCAGGACCTACGAGGCAAAACCGCACTAGTGAC TGGCGCCTCTCGCGGTATTGGCCGAGCCATTGCTCTTCAGCTGGCCCGCCGAGGTGCAGTTGTTGTTGGAACTtgctcctcgacggcatcgcTAGACCAAATTCAGTCTCTCGAACAGGCGGTGAAACAGGTGTATAAGCCGACGGACCTGGAAGCGCCCCGAATTGTTGGACTGGCCGCGAATCTTCTCGACCCGCAGTTCCCCGACCTTGTGGCCAACACGATTCGggacgagctcggcggcaagctgAACATTATTGTCAACAACGCGTTCTATTTCGAGAACCGCCCTGTCGGCGAGCTCGATGCCGACTTCGTCCAGCGAATGCTTGTTGGCAACGTGCAGTGTCTCGTACTGCTGACGGATCGCCTTCTCAAGGATGGACACATCCAACCGGAATCGAGAGTCGTCAATATATCTACAGACCTCGTCCGCAGTCCTCTAGCTTTCGA CCCTCTCACTGACCTTGAAAGGGGCGCCATGTTGTACGCATCTACCAAAGCGGCCATGGAATCACTCACGCGGTCTTGGGCAGACATCTTGGCCAAAGACCCCAGGACCCTGGGTACTACTGTGAACGCACTGTCGGTTGGTGCTACAGCCACGGATACGTTCATCGGGAGCACCCCGCCAGATATGCGCGATGCTGCGTTGAAGGCTTTGAAAGACGGAAAATCGGTTCACGGAGGCCTTGGGCTCCCCGAGGATGTTGCTGACGTTGTCGGTTTGCTTGTAAGCGAGGGGGCCCGTTGGATCAATGGCAGCGTAGTGGCGGCCAACGGCGGTGCAGTGAAGATCCTCTAG
- a CDS encoding Metallo-beta-lactamase superfamily protein, with protein MLYLATLVSGVLGVSALLSREGGATPDPRALLEQGIESLGGAANITQVHGVTYAGSKSYRTKTLMQSFSLDGVDRGVSVLGTQHVTFSFDGPQIKQRIQVDHQLDGFWSGFSRPNLDHVGFTIVVQGGDDGFAAVTEGNRNMFDPNAGPQGYVDGVLAAYLIKEANKMSPFLISKILANNNFTYREEALWTGERLHGVYDGNLDLTVLFDAETSLPYAIRSAENHDIFGPSTNDLVVYDYIDSNGVKFPTGWKTFYNGRHLLMTSGVSQVLVNPSFAAGFFDGPGDRSRLEKPRKSPQQDFSEVGERSGVYIWLGPFAMTAANISASQPLPELPGLWYLQIGNVRPTYRQVVLVLEDSVIVMDSPPHQSLLVLEWIEQTIGRKVTHVWVHTLFPEVVLTRRLRTDEPFSLNGNKIQARFMHMKASMHSFDHTYAVIFPSQPMPNSTMAVFDADHGRNETETIPVPADDVLMTELVRALVDDRVASHATL; from the exons ATGCTTTATCTTGCCACGTTGGTCAGTGGTGTTCTGGGAGTGTCAGCCCTCCTAtcaagggaagggggggcaaCGCCTGATCCGCGAGCTCTACTAGAGCAAGGTATCGAGTCTCTCGGAGGCGCGGCCAACATAACACAAGTCCATGGTGTCACATACGCTGGCTCAAA GTCATACCGGACGAAAACTTTGATGCAGAGTTTTTCTCTAGACGGCGTTGACAGAGGCGTCTCGGTTCTAGGCACTCAACACGTCACGTTCTCATTTGATGGACCTCAAATCAAGCAGCGTATTCAAGTGGATCATCAGCTCGACG GATTTTGGAGCGGCTTTTCAAGACCGAATTTAGACCACGTTGGCTTTACCATCGTCGTTCAGGGAGGTGACGATGGCTTTGCAGCCGTCACCGAGGGAAACAGAAACATGTTTGATCCCAACGCAGGGCCACAGGGATACGTTGATG GTGTGCTAGCAGCTTACTTGATCAAAGAAGCAAACAAGATGTCGCCTTTCCTGATTTCCAAA ATTCTGGCCAACAATAACTTTACCTACCGCGAGGAAGCCCTTTGGACTGGCGAGCGGCTACACGGCG TGTATGACGGTAATTTAGATTTGACGGTGCTCTTCGATGCCGAAACCAGCCTGCCATACGCTATCCGCTCGGCCGAAAACCACGACATCTTTGGCCCGTCCACAAACGACCTGGTCGTGTACGATTACATCGATTCCAACGGCGTCAAGTTTCCGACTGGATGGAAAACGTTTTACAATGGTCGACACCTTCTCATGACCAGCGGTGTCTCCCAAGTGCTCGTCAACCCCTCTTTCGCCGCGGGATTCTTCGATGGCCCGGGAGACCGCTCGAGACTGGAGAAACCCAGAAAGAGCCCTCAGCAGGACTTCTCTGAAGTCGGCGAGCGCAGCGGAGTCTACATCTGGCTAGGTCCGTTCGCAATGACCGCAGCAAACATCTCTGCTAGTCAGCCGCTGCCGGAGCTTCCAGGTCTGTGGTATTTGCAGATCGGAAATGTCCGCCCGACCTACAGACAGGTGGTCCTCGTACTCGAAGATTCCGTCATTGTGATGGACAGTCCGCCGCATCAGAGTCTGTTGGTACTGGAATGGATAGAACAGACGATCGGGAGGAAGGTCACTCACGTTTGG GTCCACACGCTTTTCCCAGAAGTCGTTCTGACTCGAAGACTTAGGACCGACGAACCATTCTCATTGAATGGCAACAAGATACAGGCTAGGTTCATGCATATGAAAGCATCGATGCATTCATTTGACCACACATATGCCGTCATTTTCCCATCTCAGCCCATGCCGAACAGCACCATGGCCGTCTTTGACGCAGATCACGGACGGAATGAGACTGAAACGATCCCGGTACCTGCTGATGACGTCTTAATGACTGAGCTTGTAAGAGCCCTGGTCGACGATCGAGTGGCCAGCCACGCAAC actttaa